Proteins encoded by one window of Acuticoccus sp. MNP-M23:
- a CDS encoding TRAP transporter substrate-binding protein has translation MKHFTLKLTALAMVATFAGSAAATADEIRYGLWAKEGEAQYEGAVEFKRVVEEGSDHTVTIFPANQLGTPREMIAQLALGTTQVMASGDPGIKEIEYLALPYLMKDMANYEAVIGSDVGAAWNDKLINERQIRLLGFMPRNPRQISANKPINAMADLEGLKLRAPERDYYVKSLAALGANPTPMAFKEVYTALQTGVVDGQENPIETIYAQKFYEVQKGVAMVDYIVKPAYVMVGESFWSGLSDDDKALLQEANDASTTRVLELLPEQQKQYIADMEAAGVAITYPDKAEWVEATQAVRDELGTEVWGEADYKTIAEMGQKDM, from the coding sequence ATGAAGCACTTCACACTCAAGCTCACGGCACTTGCCATGGTGGCAACGTTTGCCGGCAGCGCGGCTGCCACGGCGGACGAGATCCGCTACGGCCTCTGGGCCAAGGAAGGCGAAGCCCAGTACGAAGGCGCCGTCGAGTTCAAGCGCGTGGTCGAAGAGGGTTCGGACCACACGGTCACCATCTTCCCGGCCAACCAGCTCGGCACCCCGCGCGAGATGATTGCCCAGCTGGCACTCGGCACCACGCAGGTGATGGCGTCCGGCGACCCCGGCATTAAGGAGATCGAGTATCTCGCCCTCCCCTACCTGATGAAGGACATGGCGAACTACGAGGCCGTGATCGGCAGCGACGTGGGCGCCGCCTGGAACGACAAGCTGATCAACGAGCGCCAGATCCGCCTGCTCGGCTTCATGCCGCGCAATCCGCGCCAGATCAGCGCCAACAAGCCCATCAATGCCATGGCTGACCTTGAAGGCCTGAAACTGCGCGCGCCGGAACGGGACTACTACGTGAAGTCGCTGGCAGCGCTCGGTGCCAACCCGACGCCGATGGCGTTCAAGGAAGTCTACACCGCACTGCAGACCGGCGTTGTCGACGGCCAGGAAAACCCTATCGAAACCATCTACGCCCAGAAGTTCTACGAGGTGCAGAAGGGCGTTGCGATGGTCGATTACATCGTGAAACCGGCCTATGTGATGGTTGGCGAAAGCTTCTGGTCCGGCCTCAGCGACGATGACAAGGCGCTCCTGCAGGAAGCCAACGACGCCTCCACCACCCGCGTTCTGGAACTGCTGCCCGAGCAGCAGAAGCAGTACATCGCCGACATGGAAGCCGCCGGCGTCGCCATCACCTATCCGGACAAGGCCGAGTGGGTCGAAGCCACCCAGGCCGTCCGCGACGAGCTGGGCACCGAAGTGTGGGGCGAAGCCGACTACAAGACCATCGCCGAGATGGGCCAGAAAGACATGTAA
- a CDS encoding glyoxylate/hydroxypyruvate reductase A, producing MTLVIRVGPARQTWWLEHMTTLLPELDVRLWDDPGPLEAVKYAVVWKPPAGGLKQFPNLEVIHSIGAGIDHILEDPELPAGVPIIRATGDDLTQRMREYVALHVLRFHRNLPALEEAMPLREWRQSVNPPAYERKVGIMGLGNLGADCAKALSVLGFDVAGWSRSEKTIDGVTTFHAPEGLDAFLARTEILVCLLPLTEETRGILNTSLFDRLPKGASIINAARGQHLVDDDLLDALARNQIDGATLDVFHTEPLPAKHPFWEHPKVLVTPHVASLIDPDAGGKRIAANLRRFIAGEDVPDMVDLSRGY from the coding sequence ATGACGCTCGTCATCCGCGTCGGACCGGCCCGCCAAACCTGGTGGCTGGAGCACATGACCACCCTCCTGCCGGAGCTCGACGTCCGCCTCTGGGACGACCCCGGCCCCCTCGAGGCGGTGAAATATGCCGTGGTCTGGAAGCCCCCCGCAGGCGGGCTGAAGCAGTTCCCGAACCTTGAGGTGATCCACTCCATCGGCGCCGGGATCGACCACATTCTGGAGGACCCGGAACTGCCCGCCGGCGTCCCGATCATCCGTGCCACCGGCGACGACCTCACCCAGCGGATGCGCGAATACGTGGCGCTGCATGTCCTGCGCTTCCACCGCAACCTCCCTGCTCTCGAAGAGGCGATGCCGCTGCGCGAATGGCGCCAGAGCGTCAACCCGCCGGCCTACGAGCGCAAGGTCGGCATCATGGGCCTCGGCAACCTCGGTGCCGATTGTGCGAAGGCTCTCAGCGTGCTCGGCTTCGATGTTGCCGGCTGGTCCCGCAGCGAGAAGACCATTGATGGCGTGACCACCTTCCACGCCCCCGAGGGACTGGATGCCTTCCTCGCCCGCACCGAGATCCTCGTCTGCCTCTTGCCGCTGACGGAGGAGACGCGCGGCATCCTCAATACGTCTCTGTTCGACAGGTTGCCGAAGGGCGCGTCGATCATCAACGCTGCCCGCGGCCAGCATCTGGTGGACGACGACCTTCTGGACGCTCTCGCCCGCAACCAGATCGACGGCGCCACGCTCGACGTCTTCCACACCGAACCGCTGCCGGCGAAGCACCCCTTCTGGGAACACCCCAAGGTGCTGGTGACACCGCACGTCGCCTCGCTGATTGACCCCGACGCGGGGGGAAAGCGGATCGCCGCCAATCTCCGCCGCTTCATCGCCGGCGAAGACGTGCCGGACATGGTGGATCTTTCGCGGGGGTATTGA
- a CDS encoding amidohydrolase family protein encodes MADLRIDNAVVVTMDGTRQVIDNGSIAITADRIVAVGPTAEIAAAHPAGEVIDAKGMAAMPGLIDVHAHAGHGLIKTLAGGDSNAWFDACRVVYTLASDPGFWHAEAALAGLERLKGGVTTGVSLLGGGDSVMRTDTRDGGDAHLDAVKDLGIRVQMAIGPTRPPFPWTYGTWKDGVRTDYEVTFEQQIATCETLIRDRHNTEGGRLNIAMLSPTLRKEHLGNASAEDKATMVEQAKKASAVAREHGLIFTQDGHRQGTVQFAFDELGILGPEALLSHSTDFTDEEIKICADTGTKIAHNPSAIASVMGRCRAPEMIDAGIVVGLGSDGTAPDRSGDMFRHMQQCMHYHRRHFQDGSAMPPGKVMEMATIDAAKALGMEKEIGSLEPGKKADVILINLAAPHLYPPNMPLYRIACFANGADVDTTICDGKVLMKGRKVLTVDETRVLDEAAAETELMFDRTGYRDLLKTPDTFFGHTHY; translated from the coding sequence ATGGCTGACCTGCGGATCGACAACGCCGTTGTCGTCACCATGGACGGAACGCGTCAGGTGATCGACAACGGCTCGATCGCCATCACGGCGGACCGCATCGTGGCCGTCGGGCCGACGGCGGAGATTGCCGCCGCGCACCCCGCCGGCGAGGTGATCGACGCCAAGGGCATGGCCGCGATGCCGGGCCTGATCGACGTTCATGCCCACGCCGGCCACGGCCTCATCAAGACGCTGGCTGGCGGCGACAGCAACGCCTGGTTCGACGCCTGCCGCGTGGTCTACACCCTCGCGTCCGACCCCGGCTTCTGGCATGCCGAAGCCGCGCTCGCGGGCCTCGAGCGCCTCAAGGGCGGCGTCACCACCGGCGTCTCGCTCCTGGGCGGCGGCGACAGCGTGATGCGCACCGACACCCGCGACGGCGGCGATGCCCACCTCGACGCCGTGAAAGATCTCGGCATCCGCGTGCAGATGGCCATCGGCCCGACGCGGCCCCCGTTTCCGTGGACCTACGGCACCTGGAAAGACGGCGTGCGCACCGACTACGAGGTGACGTTCGAGCAGCAGATTGCCACCTGCGAAACGCTGATTCGCGACCGCCACAACACCGAGGGCGGCCGGCTCAACATCGCGATGCTCTCGCCGACCTTGCGCAAGGAGCACCTCGGCAACGCCAGCGCCGAGGACAAGGCGACCATGGTGGAGCAGGCCAAAAAGGCTTCAGCCGTCGCGCGCGAGCATGGCCTCATCTTCACGCAGGACGGCCACCGCCAGGGCACCGTCCAGTTCGCGTTCGACGAGCTGGGCATCCTCGGCCCCGAGGCGCTGCTGTCACACTCCACCGATTTCACCGACGAGGAAATCAAGATCTGCGCCGACACCGGCACCAAGATCGCGCACAACCCCAGCGCCATCGCGTCCGTCATGGGCCGCTGCCGTGCGCCCGAAATGATCGACGCCGGCATTGTCGTCGGCCTTGGCTCGGACGGCACGGCGCCCGACCGCTCCGGCGACATGTTCCGCCACATGCAGCAGTGCATGCACTACCACCGCCGCCACTTCCAGGACGGGTCCGCCATGCCCCCCGGCAAGGTGATGGAGATGGCGACCATCGACGCTGCAAAGGCGCTCGGCATGGAAAAGGAGATCGGCTCGCTGGAGCCCGGCAAGAAGGCCGACGTGATCCTCATCAACCTCGCCGCGCCGCACCTTTACCCGCCCAACATGCCGCTCTACCGCATCGCGTGCTTTGCCAACGGTGCGGACGTCGACACCACCATCTGCGATGGCAAGGTTCTGATGAAGGGCCGCAAGGTGCTGACGGTAGACGAGACCAGGGTGCTGGACGAAGCCGCTGCCGAAACCGAGCTGATGTTCGACCGCACCGGCTACCGCGACCTTCTGAAGACGCCGGACACTTTTTTCGGCCACACCCACTACTGA